In Prosthecobacter sp. SYSU 5D2, one genomic interval encodes:
- the truA gene encoding tRNA pseudouridine(38-40) synthase TruA has protein sequence MSRSDVESRLGLNKGPLPGHRRLRLVVAYCGTPWRGWQGLAIRGGIQDELAAAVLKATRAETVVHGSGRTDAGVHALAQVAHMDVPVSLRMSDEAWVNSINACLPLSIRIVEVSGAEPTFHSRYDAKGKVYRYRIWRSALLSPFEADRVWQVHGPLDMEALKTCLQSLVGTHNFVCLSANRGDMPETLRRVLTEKTTRTLYRAELREEGDLLELEFEGDGFLYKMVRLIVGSLVQVARGRATVEWFQGLLTDAQSVQSNQMAPAAGLYLVRVLY, from the coding sequence ATGAGCCGAAGCGACGTCGAAAGTAGGCTCGGCCTGAACAAGGGACCTCTGCCCGGCCACCGGCGGCTGCGCCTGGTGGTGGCCTACTGCGGCACGCCATGGCGCGGCTGGCAGGGACTGGCCATCCGTGGCGGCATCCAGGATGAGCTGGCTGCGGCGGTGCTGAAGGCGACGCGCGCGGAGACGGTGGTGCATGGCTCCGGCCGCACAGATGCGGGCGTGCATGCCCTGGCGCAGGTGGCGCACATGGATGTTCCAGTGAGCCTGCGCATGAGCGATGAGGCGTGGGTGAATTCCATCAATGCCTGCCTGCCGCTGAGCATCCGCATTGTGGAGGTGAGCGGCGCGGAGCCGACGTTTCACTCGCGTTATGATGCGAAGGGAAAGGTGTATCGTTACCGCATCTGGCGCTCAGCCTTGCTCTCCCCCTTTGAGGCGGACCGGGTGTGGCAGGTGCATGGTCCGCTGGACATGGAGGCGCTGAAAACCTGCCTGCAGAGCCTGGTGGGCACGCATAACTTTGTCTGCCTGTCCGCCAACCGGGGCGACATGCCGGAGACCCTGCGGCGTGTGCTGACGGAGAAAACCACCCGCACCCTCTATCGCGCAGAGCTACGGGAGGAGGGCGACCTATTGGAGCTGGAATTCGAAGGCGACGGCTTCCTTTACAAGATGGTGCGCCTCATCGTCGGCAGTCTGGTCCAGGTAGCGCGGGGCCGGGCGACGGTGGAGTGGTTTCAGGGCTTGCTGACGGATGCCCAGTCGGTGCAAAGCAATCAGATGGCCCCGGCGGCCGGGCTGTACCTGGTACGGGTGCTGTATTGA
- the rlmN gene encoding 23S rRNA (adenine(2503)-C(2))-methyltransferase RlmN, translating to MPVFLHDLTFNELRDLLVADGLRPVHVKAVWNALHFRAETDLAARTDWVPPLQRWVAEKVSGIGEGGYRLDHLAVAAHIPSGDGLTQKYLLRLQDGQEIETVIMGYTGRHTVCVSTQAGCAMGCVFCATGQMGFVRHLRPGEIVGQVLHAQRILRAKGERLRNIVLMGMGEPLHNYDNVMKALDMISDTRGCNIGPSKISVSTVGVVPGILRLAAEARPYNLAISLHGSTEAERAALIPANQRWPLAELMAACRTYGETTGRRIFFAWTLIAGVNDTPEHARRVVALLQGIDAHLNLIPLNETAGYEGRESVEAAGDVFQRIVLEAGIPCTVRQRRGIDVAAGCGQLKAEKKKRRQGEAAAIMV from the coding sequence GTGCCTGTTTTTCTCCATGACCTGACCTTTAATGAGCTGCGCGACCTGCTGGTGGCGGACGGGCTGCGGCCGGTGCATGTAAAGGCGGTGTGGAATGCGCTGCACTTCCGCGCGGAGACGGACCTGGCGGCGCGGACGGACTGGGTGCCGCCGCTGCAGCGCTGGGTGGCGGAGAAGGTGAGCGGAATCGGGGAAGGCGGATACCGGCTGGATCACTTGGCGGTGGCCGCCCACATCCCGAGCGGGGACGGGCTGACGCAAAAGTACCTGCTGCGGTTGCAGGATGGGCAGGAGATCGAGACCGTCATCATGGGCTACACCGGGCGGCACACGGTGTGTGTGAGCACCCAGGCCGGCTGTGCCATGGGCTGCGTTTTCTGCGCCACCGGACAGATGGGTTTTGTGCGGCATTTGCGGCCGGGCGAGATCGTGGGCCAGGTGCTGCATGCGCAGCGCATCCTGCGGGCGAAGGGCGAGCGGCTGCGCAACATCGTGCTTATGGGCATGGGCGAGCCGCTGCATAATTATGACAACGTCATGAAGGCGCTGGACATGATCAGCGACACTCGCGGCTGCAACATCGGGCCGAGCAAGATCAGCGTCAGCACGGTGGGCGTGGTGCCCGGCATCCTGCGCCTGGCGGCGGAAGCGCGGCCCTACAATCTGGCCATCAGCCTGCATGGCAGCACGGAGGCGGAGCGCGCCGCGCTGATCCCGGCCAACCAGCGCTGGCCGCTGGCGGAGCTCATGGCCGCCTGCCGGACCTATGGGGAGACTACAGGCCGCCGGATCTTTTTTGCCTGGACGCTGATTGCAGGTGTGAATGACACGCCGGAGCACGCCCGGCGGGTGGTGGCCTTGCTGCAAGGGATAGACGCGCATCTGAACCTGATCCCGCTGAATGAAACGGCGGGTTATGAAGGGCGCGAGAGTGTGGAGGCCGCAGGAGACGTTTTCCAACGCATCGTGCTGGAGGCGGGCATTCCCTGCACCGTGCGGCAGCGGCGTGGCATTGATGTGGCGGCGGGTTGCGGCCAGTTGAAGGCGGAGAAGAAAAAGCGCCGCCAGGGAGAGGCTGCCGCAATAATGGTCTGA
- the ftsH gene encoding ATP-dependent zinc metalloprotease FtsH, which yields MSDDPTPKPEGPNRRNQEPQFNWRGFLLLAMAVLLMGSAYVASSQATRSKEISYKEFKELVEKDQIDKSKNLELIQQDTTTAEFIEGYAFRSALPAGDTGKPMLAPPAGEGEAATPGSVKFSVPVSIQYQKEELQELMASKDLVLIPKYTNNQWSTILVSMLPILLLLFLLYFLVRQQIKSAGRGALSFGKSKAKMLSQDRNKVTFKDVAGVEEAKEEVVELVEFLKDPKRFQRLGGKIPKGVLMVGSPGTGKTLLAKAIAGEADVPFFSISGSDFVEMFVGVGASRVRDMFEQGKKNAPCLIFIDEIDAVGRHRGHGMGGGHDEREQTLNALLVEMDGFDTQEGIIIIAATNRPDVLDPALLRPGRFDRQVTVSLPDVKGREEILNVHAKKVKLNENADLSKVARGTPGFSGAELANVINEAALLAARKNLKSIGTPELEEARDKVRWGRERRSLALSEKEKENTAYHEAGHAILIEVLEHTDPLHKVTIIPRGPSLGSTMWLPEEDKFTHRKSELLDDLVVAMGGRVAEEIQFGDVTNGAMGDIRQATAIARNMVCAWGMSDKMGMVEYGEGEQAIFLARDLARNRNYSGATAQKIDEEVKHFIDSAYAKAKEILVHHKDKLDAISAALLEYETLDGSQIKEIMQHGYMINPPKDKPKPPAPPPLPKATEHRPVAQDEEDIGGLPGGLAGVPA from the coding sequence ATGTCAGACGACCCTACCCCAAAACCCGAAGGCCCGAACCGGCGCAATCAAGAGCCGCAGTTCAACTGGAGGGGCTTTCTCCTGCTCGCCATGGCTGTATTGCTCATGGGTTCGGCTTACGTTGCCAGCAGCCAGGCCACCCGCTCCAAGGAAATCTCATACAAAGAGTTCAAGGAACTGGTTGAAAAGGACCAGATTGACAAGAGCAAGAATCTGGAGCTGATCCAGCAGGATACGACCACGGCCGAGTTCATCGAAGGCTATGCCTTCCGCTCCGCCCTCCCGGCAGGTGATACCGGCAAACCGATGCTGGCCCCGCCCGCCGGTGAAGGTGAAGCTGCCACGCCTGGCTCCGTGAAGTTCAGCGTGCCGGTGAGCATCCAGTATCAGAAAGAAGAGCTGCAGGAGCTTATGGCCTCCAAGGATCTCGTTCTGATCCCCAAGTACACCAACAACCAGTGGAGCACCATTCTGGTCTCCATGCTGCCGATTTTGCTGCTGCTGTTCCTGCTTTATTTCCTGGTGCGCCAGCAGATCAAAAGCGCAGGCCGCGGTGCCCTGAGCTTCGGGAAGAGCAAGGCCAAGATGCTGTCCCAGGACCGCAACAAGGTGACCTTCAAGGACGTGGCCGGCGTGGAAGAGGCCAAGGAAGAAGTGGTGGAGCTGGTCGAATTCCTCAAGGACCCGAAGCGCTTCCAGCGCCTGGGCGGCAAGATCCCGAAAGGCGTGCTCATGGTCGGCTCCCCAGGGACCGGCAAGACGCTGCTGGCCAAGGCCATCGCCGGTGAGGCGGACGTGCCTTTCTTCAGCATCAGCGGCTCTGACTTCGTGGAAATGTTCGTTGGCGTCGGCGCGAGCCGCGTGCGTGACATGTTTGAGCAGGGCAAGAAGAACGCTCCCTGCCTGATCTTCATTGATGAAATTGACGCCGTGGGCCGCCATCGCGGACATGGCATGGGCGGTGGTCACGATGAGCGCGAGCAGACGCTGAACGCGCTTCTCGTGGAAATGGACGGCTTTGACACCCAGGAAGGCATCATCATCATTGCCGCGACCAACCGTCCAGACGTGCTGGACCCTGCGCTGCTGCGCCCAGGCCGTTTCGACCGTCAGGTCACGGTGAGCCTGCCGGACGTGAAGGGCCGCGAGGAGATCCTGAACGTGCACGCCAAGAAGGTGAAGCTGAACGAAAACGCCGACCTGTCCAAGGTCGCCCGTGGCACACCCGGCTTCTCCGGGGCTGAACTGGCCAACGTCATCAACGAGGCCGCCCTGCTGGCCGCCCGCAAGAACCTGAAATCCATCGGCACGCCCGAGCTGGAAGAGGCCCGCGACAAAGTCCGCTGGGGCCGCGAGCGCCGCAGCCTGGCCCTGAGCGAGAAGGAAAAGGAAAACACCGCCTATCATGAGGCCGGGCACGCCATCCTCATCGAGGTGCTGGAACACACCGATCCTCTCCATAAGGTGACCATCATCCCGCGCGGTCCTTCCCTGGGCTCCACCATGTGGCTGCCAGAAGAGGACAAATTCACCCACCGCAAGAGCGAGCTTCTGGATGACCTTGTGGTCGCCATGGGCGGCCGTGTGGCGGAAGAAATCCAGTTTGGTGATGTGACCAACGGTGCCATGGGCGACATCCGCCAGGCCACCGCCATCGCCCGCAACATGGTGTGCGCCTGGGGCATGAGCGACAAGATGGGCATGGTGGAATACGGCGAAGGCGAGCAGGCCATCTTCCTGGCCCGCGACCTGGCGCGTAACCGCAACTATAGCGGCGCCACCGCGCAGAAGATTGATGAAGAAGTGAAGCACTTCATTGACAGCGCCTATGCCAAGGCCAAGGAGATCCTGGTTCACCACAAGGACAAGCTGGATGCCATCTCCGCCGCCCTGCTGGAATATGAGACCCTGGACGGTTCCCAGATCAAGGAGATCATGCAGCACGGTTACATGATCAATCCGCCCAAGGACAAGCCGAAGCCGCCTGCACCGCCTCCGCTGCCGAAGGCCACCGAGCACCGTCCTGTTGCCCAGGATGAAGAAGACATCGGAGGCCTCCCTGGCGGCCTCGCCGGCGTTCCTGCTTGA
- a CDS encoding glutamate-5-semialdehyde dehydrogenase, producing the protein MTDPEIQAAIHDMGRRARAASRELVKLSTEQKNTILLAMADEIQAREATILEENAKDLARAAENGLSKAMLDRLTLDAKRLAAVAQAVREVATLPDPVGEVLTEWTRPNGLHITKKRVPIGVIGIIFESRPNVTTDAASLCFKTGNATLLRGGSEAIHSNVALAAALQAGGERAGLPADSVQLIPFTDRASVEHMARMDQHLDLIIPRGGKGLIEKVVATARMPVIKHYDGVCHVYVAADADLQMAADIIVNSKTQKPGVCNALETILVHRDIAAVFYPLIGQRLSAAGVEMHADAEAQSLLGVASVPATEQDWSTEWLDLVLSARTVSGLDEAITHINQYGSHHTDSIITADRAAAERFQHEVDSAVVLHNASTRFNDGGEFGFGAEIGISTDKLHARGPMGLAELCSYKYLVDGSGQVRG; encoded by the coding sequence ATGACTGATCCTGAAATCCAAGCCGCCATTCACGACATGGGCCGCCGTGCCCGCGCTGCCTCCCGTGAACTGGTCAAGCTGAGCACGGAACAGAAAAACACCATCCTGCTGGCCATGGCCGATGAGATCCAGGCCCGCGAGGCCACCATCCTGGAAGAGAATGCCAAGGACCTGGCACGGGCAGCGGAAAACGGCCTGTCCAAGGCCATGCTGGACCGCCTCACGCTGGATGCCAAAAGACTGGCCGCAGTCGCCCAGGCGGTGCGGGAAGTCGCCACGCTGCCCGATCCCGTGGGCGAAGTGCTGACGGAATGGACCCGGCCCAACGGGCTGCACATCACCAAGAAGCGCGTGCCCATCGGTGTCATCGGCATCATTTTTGAATCCCGTCCCAATGTCACGACGGATGCTGCCAGCCTGTGTTTTAAAACCGGCAATGCGACGCTGCTGCGCGGTGGCAGTGAGGCCATCCACTCCAACGTCGCCCTGGCCGCCGCCCTCCAGGCCGGTGGCGAGCGTGCCGGACTGCCTGCGGACAGCGTGCAGCTTATCCCCTTTACCGACCGCGCCAGTGTGGAGCACATGGCGCGCATGGACCAGCATCTGGACCTCATCATCCCCCGCGGAGGCAAAGGGCTGATTGAAAAAGTCGTCGCCACGGCGCGCATGCCCGTTATCAAGCATTACGACGGCGTCTGCCATGTCTATGTCGCGGCGGATGCGGACCTGCAGATGGCCGCTGACATCATCGTCAATTCGAAGACGCAGAAACCCGGCGTCTGCAATGCCCTGGAGACCATCCTGGTGCATCGCGACATCGCCGCCGTCTTTTATCCCCTCATCGGCCAGCGCCTTTCCGCTGCCGGAGTGGAAATGCATGCGGATGCGGAGGCGCAAAGTTTGTTAGGCGTGGCCAGCGTTCCGGCCACGGAGCAGGACTGGAGCACCGAGTGGCTGGACCTGGTCCTTTCCGCCAGGACCGTCTCCGGCCTGGATGAAGCCATCACCCACATCAACCAGTACGGCAGCCACCATACCGACAGCATCATCACCGCCGACCGCGCGGCAGCGGAGCGCTTCCAGCATGAAGTGGACAGCGCTGTCGTGCTGCACAACGCCAGCACCCGCTTCAACGACGGCGGCGAATTTGGCTTCGGTGCCGAGATCGGTATCAGCACCGACAAGCTGCACGCCCGCGGCCCCATGGGCCTGGCCGAGCTGTGCAGTTACAAATACCTGGTGGATGGCAGCGGACAGGTGAGGGGATAG
- a CDS encoding replication-associated recombination protein A, translating to MRPRRLAEYTGQGHILGEGKLLRRAVQADRFSSLILYGPPGVGKTTLAHIISQETKARFVTLSGVESSVADIRKEADAALKLKKLTGQGTVLFVDEIHRFNKAQQDVLLPHLERGTLRFIGATTHNPFFYVNSPLVSRSQVFTLEPLGIEDLQHLMQRALTDEERGLGKWKATLTPEASLHLATIADGDARKCLNALELAVLSSTPDADGQVMIDLHEAEESMQQKTVVYDGDGDAHYDTASAFIKSMRASDPDAAIYWLAKMLHAGEDIRFVARRIVIAASEDVGMADSNALRVAVAAQQAVEAIGMPEARIILGHAVIYVATAPKSNRAYMAINAALDDVKNGRTLPVPKHLRDAHYKGAKQFGHGEGYLYPHDYEGGFVPQRCLEGGKQYYDPTTNGLEGRIKERLDHYRREWAKQAVEEKA from the coding sequence ATGCGCCCGCGCAGACTGGCGGAGTACACCGGCCAGGGCCACATCCTGGGCGAGGGCAAGCTGCTGCGCCGCGCGGTGCAGGCGGACCGTTTTTCCTCACTCATCCTCTATGGGCCGCCCGGTGTGGGCAAGACCACCCTGGCGCACATCATCAGCCAGGAGACGAAGGCCCGCTTTGTCACCCTCAGCGGTGTGGAAAGCAGCGTGGCGGACATCCGCAAAGAGGCCGATGCGGCGCTGAAGCTGAAGAAGCTCACCGGCCAGGGCACCGTGCTGTTTGTGGATGAGATCCACCGGTTTAACAAAGCCCAGCAGGACGTCCTCCTCCCCCATCTGGAACGCGGCACGCTGCGGTTCATCGGTGCAACGACGCACAACCCGTTCTTTTACGTCAATAGCCCGCTGGTCAGCCGCTCACAGGTCTTCACTTTGGAGCCGCTGGGCATTGAAGATTTGCAGCATCTCATGCAGCGCGCCCTCACAGATGAGGAGCGCGGTTTGGGAAAATGGAAGGCCACCCTCACGCCCGAAGCCAGCCTGCACCTGGCCACCATCGCCGATGGCGATGCGCGCAAATGCCTGAATGCCCTGGAGCTGGCCGTGCTCTCCTCCACGCCGGATGCGGACGGACAGGTCATGATTGACCTGCACGAGGCGGAGGAATCCATGCAGCAGAAAACCGTGGTCTATGATGGCGATGGCGACGCGCATTATGATACCGCCAGCGCCTTCATCAAAAGCATGCGCGCCTCCGATCCCGATGCCGCTATTTACTGGCTGGCCAAGATGCTGCATGCGGGCGAGGACATCCGCTTTGTGGCCCGCCGCATCGTCATTGCCGCCAGTGAGGACGTGGGCATGGCGGACAGCAACGCCCTGCGCGTGGCCGTAGCCGCCCAGCAGGCCGTCGAGGCCATCGGCATGCCGGAGGCCCGTATCATCCTGGGCCATGCCGTGATCTATGTGGCCACCGCGCCGAAGAGCAACCGCGCCTACATGGCCATCAATGCCGCCCTGGACGATGTGAAAAACGGCCGCACCCTCCCGGTGCCGAAGCACCTGCGCGATGCCCATTACAAAGGTGCCAAGCAGTTCGGCCACGGCGAAGGTTATCTCTATCCTCACGACTACGAAGGCGGCTTCGTCCCCCAGCGCTGCCTGGAGGGTGGGAAGCAGTATTACGATCCCACCACCAACGGCCTCGAAGGTCGCATCAAGGAGCGGTTAGACCACTACCGGCGCGAATGGGCGAAGCAGGCGGTTGAGGAGAAGGCGTAA
- a CDS encoding ABC transporter ATP-binding protein: MNDFLSIEKVSRHFGPLKAVDGVTLQIGQGEIFSLLGPSGCGKTTLLKMLAGFEKPDSGRLVLNGQDVTALPPERRPLNTVFQNYALFPHLSVWENIAFGLRIAGKKKAEIQAAVDRMLGMIQLGEHARKRPAQLSGGQRQRVAIARALVNEPKVLLLDEPLAALDLKLRQHMLAELQAIHAQVGTTFIYVTHDQGEALSLSHRIAVMESGRVVQVDAPRALYEAPATSFVAGFIGDANFLDAIVEETQVGGFVQVKTEGLGSVQVVAREGLTTGQPVRIMIRPEKLYLLPEALAPDGPKNVAQVRIQSVTYFGPHTRLRVTYGAHTMQVQQSGREGHWTTGEEAWMSFAPEAARVVD, encoded by the coding sequence GTGAACGATTTTCTCTCCATCGAAAAAGTCTCCAGGCACTTCGGCCCGCTGAAGGCCGTGGACGGCGTGACCCTGCAAATTGGCCAGGGAGAAATTTTTTCTCTGCTGGGACCCAGCGGCTGCGGCAAGACCACCCTGCTCAAGATGCTGGCGGGATTTGAAAAACCGGACTCGGGCCGGCTGGTGCTGAACGGCCAGGACGTCACCGCGCTGCCGCCGGAGCGCAGGCCGTTGAACACCGTGTTTCAAAACTACGCCCTGTTTCCGCATCTGAGTGTCTGGGAAAACATCGCTTTTGGCCTACGCATCGCGGGGAAGAAAAAAGCCGAGATCCAGGCCGCCGTGGATCGCATGCTGGGCATGATCCAGCTCGGCGAGCACGCCCGCAAGCGGCCCGCGCAGCTCAGCGGCGGCCAGCGTCAGCGCGTCGCCATCGCCCGGGCACTGGTCAATGAACCCAAGGTCCTGCTGCTGGACGAGCCGCTGGCCGCCCTGGATCTCAAATTGCGCCAGCACATGCTCGCCGAGCTGCAGGCCATCCATGCCCAGGTCGGCACCACCTTCATCTACGTCACCCACGACCAGGGCGAGGCCCTGAGCCTCAGCCACCGCATCGCTGTCATGGAATCCGGTCGTGTGGTCCAGGTGGATGCGCCCCGTGCCCTCTACGAGGCTCCCGCCACCAGCTTTGTGGCCGGCTTCATCGGCGATGCCAATTTCCTGGACGCTATCGTGGAGGAAACGCAAGTCGGCGGCTTTGTGCAGGTGAAGACGGAAGGCCTGGGCAGCGTGCAAGTCGTGGCCCGCGAAGGTCTAACAACTGGCCAGCCCGTGCGCATCATGATCCGCCCGGAAAAGCTGTATCTCCTGCCGGAAGCGCTCGCGCCTGACGGGCCGAAAAACGTCGCCCAGGTGCGCATCCAGTCCGTGACTTACTTTGGACCCCACACGCGTCTAAGAGTCACGTACGGCGCGCACACAATGCAGGTCCAGCAATCTGGCCGCGAGGGACATTGGACCACGGGTGAAGAAGCGTGGATGAGTTTTGCGCCGGAGGCGGCGCGAGTGGTGGATTGA
- a CDS encoding ABC transporter permease, with protein MKSRRELLLTLPSLGWLGAFFALPCVLILALAFRESDLRGGVGEGWTLETVRLLAEGGYLPVVWSTLWMSAVTTVLCLALALPVAWALARMSTAWRRAVLLLVVVPFLTNFIIRIFAWKSLLHPEGLVKQGLVWLGLATDETMLLNNAGAVILVMVYTQLPFAILPMYAAAEKFDFTLVDAARDLGATTWQAFRKVFMPGIRQGLKAAVVIVFVCSLGQYVIPKFVGGTGNEMIGNKIEQRAFSDRNLPLASALSGALLLAVLLPTLLLGRKRE; from the coding sequence ATGAAATCCCGCCGTGAACTTTTGCTGACGCTGCCTTCGCTGGGCTGGCTGGGGGCGTTTTTTGCGCTGCCATGTGTCCTGATTCTGGCATTGGCTTTCCGCGAGAGCGATCTGCGCGGCGGAGTCGGGGAGGGATGGACTTTGGAAACTGTGAGGCTGCTGGCGGAGGGAGGTTACCTGCCGGTGGTGTGGAGCACGCTGTGGATGAGCGCGGTGACGACGGTTCTTTGCCTGGCGCTGGCGCTGCCGGTTGCATGGGCCTTGGCGAGGATGAGCACAGCGTGGCGGCGGGCGGTGCTGCTGCTGGTGGTGGTGCCGTTTTTGACGAATTTCATCATCCGCATCTTTGCCTGGAAGTCGCTGCTGCATCCGGAAGGTCTCGTCAAACAAGGCCTCGTCTGGCTGGGCCTGGCGACGGACGAAACCATGCTCCTGAACAACGCGGGCGCGGTGATTTTGGTCATGGTCTATACTCAGCTCCCCTTCGCCATCCTGCCGATGTATGCGGCGGCGGAGAAGTTCGACTTCACCCTGGTGGATGCGGCGCGGGACCTGGGCGCGACGACGTGGCAGGCGTTTCGGAAGGTCTTCATGCCTGGGATCCGGCAGGGATTGAAGGCGGCGGTGGTGATCGTTTTTGTCTGCTCGCTCGGGCAGTATGTGATCCCGAAATTTGTCGGCGGCACGGGTAATGAGATGATTGGCAACAAGATCGAGCAGCGCGCCTTCAGTGATCGCAACCTGCCGCTGGCCAGTGCGCTGTCCGGGGCGCTTTTACTGGCGGTGCTGCTGCCGACGCTGCTGTTGGGGCGCAAGAGAGAGTGA